The Pseudomonas eucalypticola genome has a window encoding:
- a CDS encoding ABC transporter permease, with protein sequence MTPSLPRRVASLTLIFALEQIREPLSLIWTIISPAALFYLLSYNRHSAALLDYTVATAWFYAYIASSVAFFGFCFYLIGRRESGFVRSFMHTRTAKAVFLASHFISYSLVSLLYACAFYLITKPAFGPYDLQEAVSLTLRFYVCFLGFCTPALLLANARLKFQTANTLISVLLFCGIMTALMGTQAGSPTVQWFTALNPFVVAKRVMEASQVPFVALGCSAALLLGAALVTIKTFRTNPVWSRY encoded by the coding sequence ATGACCCCATCCCTACCACGACGCGTTGCATCCCTTACTTTGATTTTCGCCCTGGAGCAAATAAGAGAGCCCCTTTCACTCATATGGACCATCATTTCACCCGCGGCGCTTTTCTACCTTCTGTCCTATAACCGTCATTCCGCAGCACTGCTTGACTACACCGTGGCGACCGCCTGGTTCTACGCCTACATCGCCTCAAGCGTGGCCTTTTTCGGCTTCTGCTTCTACTTGATCGGCCGGAGGGAAAGTGGTTTCGTGCGGTCATTCATGCACACCCGCACCGCGAAAGCCGTGTTCCTTGCCAGCCATTTCATCAGCTACTCCCTCGTGTCGCTGTTGTACGCCTGCGCTTTCTATCTGATCACCAAGCCTGCATTCGGCCCCTATGACCTTCAAGAGGCGGTTTCCCTCACCCTTCGCTTTTACGTGTGCTTCCTGGGTTTCTGCACTCCGGCTTTGCTGCTTGCCAATGCCCGCTTGAAATTCCAGACCGCCAACACCTTGATTTCCGTGCTGCTGTTCTGCGGGATCATGACGGCACTGATGGGCACGCAAGCCGGGAGCCCGACCGTGCAGTGGTTCACCGCGCTGAATCCGTTTGTGGTGGCCAAACGGGTGATGGAAGCTTCCCAGGTTCCATTCGTGGCCCTGGGCTGCAGTGCGGCGCTGCTACTGGGGGCGGCGCTGGTCACGATAAAAACCTTCCGGACCAACCCCGTATGGAGCCGCTATTGA
- a CDS encoding AAA family ATPase — protein MISARDISLRFAHKIIFDRANIDIGRQQITGIIGPNGAGKTTFFDLLCAIRQPDSGTLDVNCAARSYLSQTLGMPANLTMREVYELVAVLSCNRAVSMRDTLAKFERWDPFLAGKYAATLKKRPAYCSYGEIRFFFTLSLLSLPNELIILDEPTAGVDPESRHYIWSMLRKARDEGATIVVSSHHIHEITEHCDVFHLIHRRRFLKFSSGQAFLDHFAEATLDEAFIQGARSG, from the coding sequence ATGATCAGCGCCAGGGACATCAGCCTTCGTTTCGCCCACAAGATCATTTTCGATCGCGCGAACATCGATATTGGTCGGCAACAGATAACCGGCATTATCGGGCCGAATGGCGCGGGGAAAACCACGTTCTTCGACCTGCTCTGCGCCATTCGCCAGCCGGACTCCGGTACGCTCGACGTCAACTGCGCGGCGCGCTCCTATCTGTCGCAGACATTGGGCATGCCAGCGAACCTGACGATGCGCGAGGTTTATGAGCTGGTGGCTGTGCTGTCCTGCAACCGTGCGGTTTCCATGCGCGACACGCTGGCGAAGTTCGAGCGCTGGGACCCGTTCCTTGCCGGCAAGTATGCCGCCACCTTGAAGAAACGCCCGGCCTACTGCAGCTACGGGGAGATCAGGTTCTTCTTCACGTTGTCGCTGCTGTCGCTACCCAACGAGTTGATTATCCTGGATGAGCCCACGGCAGGCGTGGACCCTGAGTCGAGGCATTACATCTGGTCGATGCTGCGCAAGGCAAGGGACGAGGGCGCGACGATTGTGGTGTCTTCCCACCACATCCATGAAATCACCGAACACTGCGATGTGTTCCATCTGATTCATCGGCGCAGGTTCCTGAAATTCAGCAGCGGGCAGGCGTTTCTCGACCATTTTGCTGAAGCCACCCTGGATGAAGCGTTCATCCAGGGTGCGCGAAGCGGGTAA